The Panicum virgatum strain AP13 chromosome 5K, P.virgatum_v5, whole genome shotgun sequence genome has a window encoding:
- the LOC120709871 gene encoding histone acetyltransferase KAT6B-like, which yields MRKSRRERTPPDLTTAAAAEEEEDEEEEEREQEEQEREQEEPKQEEEDQEEEEEEAAGDTRAVWLRGPSQLPQRPIPLARRPMIRPVPDRYWMRVQAGAHKRKPNGILGTLCRELFPGLVMHAGILEPAYMWDHYITVPDAEDREGMSFGNKAKRVVGEFWVRARI from the exons ATGAGAAAGAGCAGGAGGGAGAGGACACCTCCAGAtttgacgacggcggcggcggcggaggaggaggaggacgaggaggaggaggagagggagcaggaggagcaggagcgggagcaggaggagccgaaacaagaggaggaggaccaggaggaggaggaggaggaggcagcaggagATACGAGGGCGGTGTGGTTGCGAGGACCGTCGCAACTGCCGCAGCGGCCGATACCTCTTGCGAGACGCCCGATGATTCGACCGGTACCGGACAG GTATTGGATGCGCGTGCAGGCGGGTGCCCATAAAAGGAAGCCCAACGGCATCCTGGGAACCCTATGCAGGGAGCTCTTCCCTGGGCTGGTGATGCATGCCGGGATCCTGGAGCCGGCATACATGTGGGACCACTACATCACTGTCCCAGATGCAGAAGATCGGGAAGGGATGTCCTTCGGCAACAAGGCGAAACGGGTGGTGGGAGAATTCTGG gtgcgagCCAGGATATGA